CCCCCTACGGGTTTATATCCCCTTGGGGCATGGAGGATTGACTGTGCGAGCAAGTCACAAAGGAGGTAGAGGCTCTCGATTTCCCTTGCCTCTTCCATGAGTGAGTACCTTACCGCCATCCTGTAACTTTCCCGGAGGTAGGATGAGGCTTCCTGCAGGACTCTGAACGTGCCCCTCCGTATTATGTCGTCGGTGCCCCTCAGTTGCTCTTTTTTCTTGTACCCCCCGGTCTGTTTTAACCCGTTCAAGAAGGTCCTTTTGGACTTTATCGTCGTTCGACATAGGTATCTCCCCAAATAGTTATAACAACATCCATGGTACTAAAAACTTTTTGCTTTATGTGTTAGTTCTAATGTGAGTTGTTTTATATGTAATCTTGCAAAATATTTAGTTGTTTGGTTTTGCTATTCTTTTTAGACTGTTGCTCTTTCCCCTGCGTCATGTAGTGACCTTTCTCTTTTGCAAGCCTCGCCCTTCAGGGCGTGGAGGAGATCAGCAAGGACATAGTCCTCGGTTTCAAATTGGGGGAGAGCGGTAGCGGTCTGATCAACTTCTCAACGACCTGGCTGATGATAAGTTTCATGGCATGGAACTTCAACCGCTTCACGACCCCGAGGCCGATACCAATCCCCGACGCCAAACTGCTGCTCCTCCTTATTTAGCCGTCGATAATTGGCTTTGGCGTTGGATAGTCAAGATCGTACGGATGAGAACGGAGCTCATGGACTGTTACATCAACCTTGAGGCGTTTGAGGAGCTTGAGGCGGTGGGTGGAATCTGACCTACCTCCCTCTCACCGGTTTTCCTGCCACGACGCCGAGCGCTTCCCCTACCTTTTTTATTCCCGTGAATCCCACCCTTCTCAGCCTCTCCATGACGCCCTTCTGCAGGTCCTTTCTGCGGTATTTCTTCCCAGGGTTTCCAACGTAATGAAAGAGCCTTCCTCCTGGCTTTAAAACCCGGTACAGCTCACGGTAGAACTCTTCCCCGTAGAGGTGTCCCGCCAAGGAAAACCTCGGGGGGTCGTGGATAACGACGTCAAAGGTCTCATCGTTGAACTTCCTGACGACTTCGAAGGAATCGCCCTGTATGATCTGGATTTTTCCTCCCGTGAAGAGCTCCCTGCTCCAGGGGTTTATCCTCGCGAGCTCCAGGACGTGTGGGTCTTTCTCAATGGTTATGACGTACGCTCCGCGCTTTGAAGCCTCTATAGCGGTGTAACCGAGCCCCATGCAGGTATCAAGAACGGTTTCTCCGTCCCTTGGCTTCACCGCGTCGACCTTGCTGAGCGTATCCCTTAGCGGCGGCGTGTCTTTGGTCCTGTGCATTCTTATCCCGTTTATCTCTATCGTTGGTGGAATCGTTGGCACGAGTTTGTAGAATCCCTCCTGGCTGGCTATTGCGGCCTTGTAAACGCCCCCGGCCTTGACGAAGTAGAGGTTTCCCCGGTCCCTAGCTATCCTCTCGACCTCCCGTGTACTCACTCTGGTCCCATCGGGAAAGATGAACTCGTCCTCATCTCGTAGAATCAGCCATGATCTTCCGGTTTTGTGCAGATCCAGGTTTAACCTTGCTCCCCCTCGGGTCAGGAGCAACCGCATTGCGTCCCCATACGTCAGAAAGTACACTTCCTCCATTTTTCCTCAACCTTCGTCCAGTTACGTTTTTATATACCTTGCCCCCAATTATTATGATGGGTGATAACCATGACATATAGTGACTCTGAACGGGTCCCTACCGGAGTTAAAGGGTTGGATAATCTCATAGAGGGGGGCCTCCTCAGGGGAAAAACTTACCTTCTCACGGGTCCCCCCGGTAGCGGGAAGACGACCCTCTCGATGCAGTTT
This Thermococcus sp. DNA region includes the following protein-coding sequences:
- a CDS encoding methyltransferase domain-containing protein, with the translated sequence MEEVYFLTYGDAMRLLLTRGGARLNLDLHKTGRSWLILRDEDEFIFPDGTRVSTREVERIARDRGNLYFVKAGGVYKAAIASQEGFYKLVPTIPPTIEINGIRMHRTKDTPPLRDTLSKVDAVKPRDGETVLDTCMGLGYTAIEASKRGAYVITIEKDPHVLELARINPWSRELFTGGKIQIIQGDSFEVVRKFNDETFDVVIHDPPRFSLAGHLYGEEFYRELYRVLKPGGRLFHYVGNPGKKYRRKDLQKGVMERLRRVGFTGIKKVGEALGVVAGKPVRGR